The Roseovarius sp. EL26 genome has a window encoding:
- the speB gene encoding agmatinase: MGLEDAKNQVDHAFTREDTRGLSNENTFGGATSFLRRRYTKDLTGVDLAVTGVPFDQAVTNRTGTRLGPRAIREASSLQSPDAPYGWGYDPLSELSIVDYGDVAFDYAMVSEFPEMLTKHIRGILDAGAGSICLGGDHFITLPILRAYVEKFGGPLSILQFDAHTDTWQDDNMARIDHGTFMYKAVKLGLVDPKRSVQVGIRTDNPDTMGFNIIDAREVHERGPIETVKKIKDILGDHQTYLTFDIDGLDPAYAPGTGTPVWGGLTTAQAAIMLRELAGINMVGGDIVEVSPPFDTTGATAIAGAHVATELICLWGWNRRGNKA; encoded by the coding sequence ATGGGACTGGAAGACGCAAAAAATCAGGTGGATCACGCGTTTACACGTGAAGACACGCGTGGCCTGAGCAATGAAAATACCTTTGGTGGGGCCACGTCCTTTTTGCGACGAAGATATACCAAGGATTTGACCGGTGTGGATCTGGCGGTAACCGGTGTGCCGTTTGATCAGGCGGTGACCAACCGCACGGGGACCCGGCTGGGGCCGCGCGCCATTCGTGAGGCAAGCAGCCTGCAAAGCCCGGATGCGCCTTATGGCTGGGGTTATGATCCGTTAAGTGAGTTGAGCATCGTTGACTATGGCGATGTGGCGTTTGATTATGCGATGGTCAGCGAGTTTCCAGAAATGTTGACCAAACATATTCGTGGCATTCTGGATGCTGGAGCGGGTAGCATTTGTTTGGGTGGTGATCACTTTATCACCTTGCCGATTTTGAGAGCTTACGTCGAAAAATTCGGCGGACCGTTGTCAATCTTACAATTTGATGCTCATACCGACACTTGGCAAGATGACAACATGGCCCGCATCGATCACGGCACATTCATGTATAAAGCGGTCAAGTTGGGGTTGGTTGACCCGAAACGCTCGGTTCAGGTTGGAATTCGCACGGATAACCCTGATACCATGGGCTTCAATATCATTGACGCGCGTGAGGTACATGAACGTGGCCCGATTGAAACCGTCAAGAAAATCAAAGATATTCTTGGTGATCATCAGACTTATCTGACCTTTGATATCGATGGTCTTGATCCAGCCTATGCGCCGGGTACAGGGACGCCGGTATGGGGTGGCCTGACTACCGCACAGGCGGCGATCATGCTGAGAGAGTTGGCAGGGATTAACATGGTTGGTGGTGATATTGTTGAGGTTTCACCGCCCTTTGACACAACCGGGGCCACGGCCATTGCCGGTGCGCATGTCGCGACCGAGCTGATCTGCCTCTGGGGTTGGAACCGGCGTGGCAACAAAGCATGA
- a CDS encoding M20 aminoacylase family protein codes for MAVINRIAGFADEMVTWRRHLHQNPELGFDCHETAAFVVERLRAFGVDHIEEGIAQTGVVAVINGRGEGPVIGLRADMDALPIEESSGVEWSSEAQGKMHACGHDGHTTMLLGAAKYLAETRNFAGKVALIFQPAEEGPGGGKVMVEEGILERYNVAQVYALHTMPGVEPGGFHTVAGPVMAAVDTFHIDIHGKGGHGAYPHETCDPVIAAASMVQAIQSIVSRNHYARDELVVSVTQIHTGSAENIIPDKAYINGTIRTFDEKVQDMVWRRLEGLVAGQAASYDVEAKLTIDRGYPATVNDAEKMEFAAEIAREVSGADQVKTDREPEMGAEDFSYMLEQRPGAYLFLGQGDGPALHHPGFDFNDDVAPVGASFFARLVERAQPLG; via the coding sequence ATGGCAGTGATTAACAGAATTGCAGGATTTGCCGATGAAATGGTAACCTGGCGGCGACATTTGCATCAAAATCCTGAACTGGGCTTTGATTGCCATGAAACAGCAGCTTTTGTCGTGGAGCGGCTCCGCGCCTTTGGGGTGGATCATATCGAGGAAGGCATCGCCCAAACGGGTGTGGTCGCTGTGATTAATGGCCGGGGGGAAGGCCCGGTCATCGGCTTGCGCGCAGACATGGATGCATTGCCGATTGAGGAGAGCAGTGGTGTTGAATGGTCCTCTGAAGCGCAGGGTAAGATGCACGCCTGTGGCCATGATGGACACACAACCATGCTCTTGGGGGCTGCGAAATACTTGGCTGAGACGCGAAATTTCGCTGGCAAAGTGGCGTTGATTTTTCAACCTGCAGAAGAGGGCCCTGGCGGCGGAAAAGTGATGGTCGAAGAGGGGATATTAGAGCGATATAACGTCGCTCAGGTTTACGCGTTGCACACAATGCCAGGTGTCGAGCCAGGTGGGTTTCACACTGTTGCGGGCCCGGTGATGGCTGCGGTGGATACTTTTCATATCGATATTCATGGGAAGGGGGGGCACGGCGCTTATCCGCATGAAACCTGTGACCCAGTGATTGCGGCGGCAAGCATGGTGCAGGCCATTCAGAGTATTGTCAGTCGTAATCATTATGCACGTGATGAACTGGTGGTGTCTGTCACCCAAATTCACACCGGAAGCGCCGAAAACATCATCCCGGACAAGGCCTATATAAATGGAACGATCCGTACCTTTGATGAAAAGGTGCAGGACATGGTCTGGCGACGCCTTGAAGGCCTCGTGGCAGGGCAGGCGGCTTCCTATGACGTAGAAGCCAAGCTCACCATTGATCGTGGGTATCCGGCAACAGTGAATGACGCTGAAAAAATGGAATTTGCAGCTGAAATTGCCCGCGAAGTTTCAGGCGCGGATCAGGTGAAAACAGATCGTGAACCCGAAATGGGGGCCGAAGATTTCTCTTACATGTTAGAGCAAAGGCCCGGTGCTTATCTATTCTTGGGGCAGGGCGACGGCCCGGCATTGCATCATCCAGGATTCGATTTCAACGACGATGTGGCCCCGGTCGGGGCATCTTTTTTTGCGCGACTGGTGGAACGGGCGCAGCCTTTAGGGTAA
- the mazG gene encoding nucleoside triphosphate pyrophosphohydrolase encodes MADNPLIHDPNGGMPRLLEIMRRLRDPETGCPWDVEQDFSTIAPYTIEEAYEVADAIERSAWAELKSELGDLLLQAVFHAQIAQDQDLFTFDDIVNSVSNKMVARHPHVFGDESRDKSAEQQTRDWETIKATERAGQAQTGVLDGVAVGLPALMRAVKLQKRAARVGFDWPEIDQVLDKITEEVSEIKDAVAHSTQDHVEEEFGDLLFVIANLARHMQIDPETALRRANAKFTRRFERIEALLALEGRSPQESNLDEMDSLWDQAKAEEKTPQANPA; translated from the coding sequence ATGGCTGACAACCCTTTGATTCATGACCCCAACGGCGGAATGCCGCGCTTGCTGGAAATCATGCGCCGCCTTAGAGACCCCGAAACCGGTTGCCCGTGGGACGTAGAGCAGGATTTTTCGACCATCGCACCATATACGATTGAAGAAGCCTATGAGGTGGCGGATGCGATTGAGCGCAGTGCTTGGGCAGAATTGAAATCGGAATTGGGTGACCTACTGTTGCAAGCAGTGTTTCATGCACAAATTGCGCAAGATCAGGATCTGTTTACCTTTGATGACATCGTTAATAGTGTGTCCAATAAAATGGTCGCCCGTCACCCCCATGTGTTTGGCGATGAAAGCCGTGACAAATCAGCGGAGCAACAAACCCGCGATTGGGAGACTATCAAAGCAACCGAACGCGCGGGCCAAGCTCAGACCGGCGTATTAGATGGTGTGGCCGTAGGGTTGCCCGCCCTAATGCGCGCGGTAAAGTTGCAAAAGCGCGCCGCACGCGTCGGGTTTGACTGGCCTGAGATTGATCAGGTTCTCGATAAAATTACCGAAGAGGTTTCTGAGATTAAAGATGCTGTCGCCCACAGCACACAAGACCACGTCGAAGAGGAATTTGGCGATCTGCTTTTCGTCATAGCCAATCTTGCTAGGCACATGCAAATCGATCCCGAAACGGCCCTACGCCGTGCAAACGCCAAATTCACCAGACGATTTGAACGGATCGAGGCCCTATTGGCCCTTGAGGGCCGCTCACCACAAGAGTCAAATCTAGACGAAATGGACTCTCTCTGGGATCAGGCCAAGGCCGAAGAAAAAACCCCGCAGGCCAATCCGGCCTGA
- a CDS encoding VPLPA-CTERM sorting domain-containing protein, producing MTFKAILTSIALTVAATATQAATIDFSNLTGSNGSAYAGHSQEGFDIGIGSGVWQEAHNFGNGTPAIFSRSDSSSIEVTVSGGGLFTTTSVDLGDASDGAVPYVIEGFLGVASVFNLAGTMDLAGSGFDTFLTGSTDVIDRLVISLSGTRTTSYNIDNIVVDKAVSTIPLPATSILLFAAVGGLGAMRRRKR from the coding sequence ATGACATTTAAGGCAATACTTACGTCGATTGCGCTGACAGTCGCGGCAACAGCGACACAAGCCGCGACCATCGATTTTTCTAACCTGACTGGTAGCAATGGGTCTGCCTATGCAGGGCATTCACAAGAAGGTTTTGATATCGGAATTGGAAGTGGCGTATGGCAAGAAGCACATAATTTTGGGAATGGCACGCCGGCGATTTTTTCAAGATCTGACTCATCATCGATTGAGGTCACTGTTTCTGGTGGTGGTTTGTTCACCACAACATCTGTCGATTTGGGGGATGCCAGTGACGGTGCCGTGCCATATGTGATCGAGGGGTTCCTCGGGGTTGCATCGGTGTTCAATCTTGCAGGAACAATGGATTTAGCTGGGTCTGGTTTTGATACCTTTCTGACTGGATCAACTGATGTCATTGACAGGTTGGTGATCAGCCTGTCCGGAACACGGACAACTTCCTATAACATTGACAACATTGTTGTTGATAAGGCGGTATCAACGATTCCACTGCCTGCTACGTCCATACTTCTGTTTGCGGCTGTAGGGGGGCTGGGAGCGATGCGTCGTCGTAAACGCTAA
- a CDS encoding DUF2189 domain-containing protein, with amino-acid sequence MSQKKPHGVPNFRPVTISMLFEALRRGWADLRSAPGYAVLFASFYVAFGWLLATVTIMTGQSYWLVFAAVGFPLIGPFAAVGLYEVSRRLEHHLPLEAREIFAAVALQRRRQLPSICVIILMVFLFWFFLAHMIFALFMGLSTMTNVSSSYEVLNSAEGISMLALGSVVGGAFALLLYMITVVSLPLLLDREVDFVTAMIASFQLVLNNLVPMLFWAAMIAAMTFLAMLPGFLGLFVVLPLLGYATWHLYRLICSD; translated from the coding sequence ATGTCACAGAAGAAACCGCATGGCGTGCCGAATTTTCGGCCTGTTACGATCTCCATGCTGTTTGAGGCCCTCAGACGTGGCTGGGCTGATCTGCGCAGTGCGCCGGGCTACGCGGTCCTTTTTGCATCATTCTATGTGGCGTTTGGCTGGTTGTTGGCAACGGTCACCATCATGACTGGTCAAAGCTATTGGCTGGTCTTTGCGGCGGTGGGATTTCCTTTGATAGGGCCTTTCGCTGCTGTGGGACTGTATGAAGTCAGTCGTCGACTTGAACATCACTTGCCACTAGAGGCGCGAGAAATTTTCGCAGCGGTGGCTCTACAACGTCGGCGGCAGTTGCCATCAATCTGCGTGATCATTCTGATGGTGTTTTTGTTCTGGTTTTTTCTGGCACATATGATTTTTGCATTATTCATGGGGCTATCCACGATGACAAATGTGTCCAGCTCATATGAGGTGTTGAACAGTGCTGAAGGGATAAGCATGCTTGCGCTCGGTAGCGTTGTTGGGGGGGCGTTCGCGTTGCTCTTGTATATGATTACCGTTGTTTCCCTGCCGCTGCTCTTGGACCGAGAGGTGGACTTTGTCACCGCTATGATCGCCAGTTTTCAATTGGTTTTGAACAATCTGGTGCCAATGTTATTCTGGGCGGCGATGATTGCGGCGATGACTTTTCTGGCAATGCTTCCGGGGTTTCTAGGCCTGTTTGTCGTCTTGCCATTGTTGGGCTATGCGACTTGGCATCTCTATCGGTTGATTTGTTCTGATTAG
- the prfB gene encoding peptide chain release factor 2, producing MRAEIQSVVAEIENSLELLRQRMDWETVQHRMEEFNARVEDPTLWDDPAKAQKLMRDRQTLVDALDTHNSIQQDLSDNIELIELGGMEEDEEVVADAEAALKSLKEKAGSKELEALLDGEADANDTFLEINAGAGGTESCDWASILARMYVRWAEKRGYSVELQSESSGDEAGIKSAAYKISGHNAYGWLKSESGVHRLVRISPFDSAAKRHTSFSSVWVYPVVDDDIDVDVNPADIRIDTYRSSGAGGQHVNTTDSAVRITHHPTGIVVTSSEKSQHQNRDIAMKALKSRLYQMELDRRNEAINEAHEAKGDAGWGNQIRSYVLQPYQMVKDLRTNVETSDTKGVLDGDLDQFMAATLAMNVSGKSRAEAQGD from the coding sequence ATGCGCGCGGAAATCCAATCAGTTGTCGCCGAGATCGAAAATTCACTGGAGCTGTTGCGCCAGAGAATGGATTGGGAGACGGTCCAACATCGGATGGAAGAGTTTAACGCTCGTGTTGAGGATCCGACCCTGTGGGATGATCCGGCAAAAGCGCAAAAACTGATGCGCGACCGGCAGACGTTGGTGGATGCGCTGGACACTCACAACAGTATCCAGCAGGATCTTTCGGATAACATCGAGCTGATCGAACTGGGTGGGATGGAAGAGGATGAAGAGGTCGTTGCAGATGCAGAGGCTGCACTGAAATCCCTGAAAGAGAAAGCTGGGTCAAAAGAGCTGGAAGCGTTGTTGGACGGCGAGGCGGACGCAAACGATACCTTCCTTGAGATCAACGCTGGCGCCGGCGGCACAGAGTCATGTGATTGGGCCTCCATTCTGGCACGTATGTATGTTCGCTGGGCAGAAAAACGCGGCTACAGTGTTGAGCTCCAATCAGAAAGTTCGGGGGATGAGGCGGGGATCAAATCCGCCGCATACAAAATCTCCGGTCATAATGCTTATGGCTGGCTAAAATCGGAAAGCGGAGTGCATCGTCTGGTGCGTATTTCGCCGTTTGATTCTGCTGCCAAGCGCCATACCTCCTTTAGTTCGGTCTGGGTATACCCGGTTGTGGATGATGACATCGATGTTGACGTTAACCCAGCAGATATCCGGATCGATACGTACCGTAGCTCCGGTGCGGGCGGCCAGCACGTGAACACCACCGACTCGGCTGTGCGGATCACACACCATCCGACCGGCATCGTTGTGACCAGCTCGGAAAAATCACAGCACCAGAACCGCGACATTGCGATGAAGGCGTTGAAATCTCGCCTATATCAGATGGAGCTGGACCGCCGCAACGAGGCCATCAACGAGGCACACGAAGCCAAAGGCGACGCGGGCTGGGGTAATCAGATCCGATCCTACGTGTTGCAGCCTTATCAGATGGTCAAAGATCTGCGTACTAATGTTGAGACATCTGATACTAAGGGTGTTCTGGATGGTGATCTGGATCAGTTCATGGCAGCGACACTGGCTATGAATGTCAGCGGAAAATCTCGTGCCGAAGCTCAGGGTGACTAA
- a CDS encoding penicillin-binding protein 1A: protein MLRPILSFFGTFFSLITLAVLAIALSIGAIFHIYGKDLPSHETLANYTPPTISRIYSGEGRIIDEFARERRLFTPAEDIPDLVKQAFISAEDKNFYHHSGYDARGIAAAIFDAAKSRGKDVRGASTITQQVMKNFLLSGERKIERKIKEIILATRIEETLNKEDILELYMNEIFLGQNSYGVTAAAQTYFNKALTELAPHEAAFLASMPKAPSDYHPVRQKERLQTRRDFVLREMRQNGYISQEEYDIEVAQPLRSVQNGDFIAYRATLPPRDYFTDEIRRQLSEDFGEGEFFSGGLNVRATIDPQMQINGAAALRRQLEKYDRGRGQWRGTGKTLPAEALTSEDNWRAALSELRVARDVDQGGKWHPAVVLEIQDQQMRLGIEGVDSTDAEPSIVPRDDIGWLPKDFHNTFEVGDVVHVRRMVSDDDGSFVRWTLRQVPQVQGGFVAMDVNSGRVIAMQGGFSYQNSVFNRATQAKRQPGSSFKPFVYAAALDSGYSPATIVVDAPIEINTPQGLWRPKNSSNKFYGPTPLRTGIERSRNLMTIRLAQEVGMDVVADYAERFGVYDNMGPYLANSLGSEETTLYNMVAAYAMFANGGERVTPTLVDRVQDRYGKTVYAHDPRQCVDCGDPNIPQNRSPRIVSDRERVMDAITAYQLTSMMKGVVDRGTASSAIDLPVPVAGKTGTTNEARDVWFIGFTSNIVAGCYIGYDQPRPMGRSAYGSSMCGPVFQEFMTDAVAKFGGTDFAIPPGGHFINIDRFSGARLPAGASGDYVVAEYFRDGEDPIFGYVFDGGFAMGDDLQLYQGGEEAVQEVTTSTGQKAKVGKKATFGSISSGGLY from the coding sequence GTGCTCAGACCAATTTTGTCCTTTTTCGGAACTTTCTTCAGCCTGATCACGCTTGCGGTTCTGGCCATTGCGTTGAGTATTGGCGCTATTTTTCACATCTATGGGAAGGATTTGCCGAGTCACGAGACACTGGCGAATTATACCCCACCGACTATTAGCCGGATATATTCGGGCGAGGGACGGATTATTGATGAATTTGCCCGCGAACGTCGCTTGTTCACTCCGGCGGAAGATATTCCCGATCTGGTTAAGCAGGCGTTTATCTCGGCCGAAGACAAAAATTTCTATCATCACTCCGGGTATGACGCGCGCGGTATCGCGGCGGCGATTTTTGATGCTGCAAAAAGCCGTGGCAAGGATGTCCGTGGGGCATCAACAATCACCCAGCAGGTGATGAAAAACTTTCTGTTGAGTGGTGAGCGCAAAATCGAGCGTAAGATCAAAGAGATCATTCTGGCGACCCGGATCGAAGAAACGCTTAATAAGGAAGATATTCTCGAACTTTATATGAACGAGATTTTCCTGGGTCAAAACAGTTACGGCGTCACGGCGGCAGCACAAACCTATTTCAACAAGGCTCTGACTGAGCTGGCCCCACATGAGGCGGCATTCCTAGCCTCGATGCCCAAAGCCCCCAGTGATTATCACCCCGTCCGTCAAAAAGAGCGCCTGCAAACGCGGCGCGACTTTGTTTTGCGAGAGATGAGGCAAAACGGTTATATTTCTCAAGAGGAATACGATATCGAGGTCGCCCAACCTTTGCGGTCTGTCCAGAATGGCGATTTCATAGCCTATCGTGCGACGTTACCTCCGCGTGACTATTTCACTGACGAAATCCGCCGCCAATTGAGCGAGGATTTTGGCGAAGGTGAGTTTTTCAGTGGCGGCCTAAACGTGCGGGCGACAATCGATCCTCAAATGCAGATCAATGGTGCTGCGGCCCTGCGTCGCCAGCTTGAAAAATACGACCGTGGCCGTGGTCAATGGCGTGGCACTGGCAAAACACTTCCAGCTGAAGCACTGACATCTGAGGATAATTGGCGTGCCGCTCTGTCAGAGCTGCGCGTGGCGCGTGATGTGGATCAGGGTGGCAAATGGCATCCGGCCGTGGTGCTTGAGATTCAAGACCAGCAGATGAGGTTGGGTATTGAAGGGGTCGATAGCACCGACGCAGAACCATCGATCGTGCCGCGAGATGACATCGGCTGGTTGCCCAAAGATTTCCATAACACTTTTGAGGTTGGCGACGTCGTGCATGTACGCCGCATGGTATCTGATGACGATGGATCATTTGTACGCTGGACATTGCGGCAGGTGCCGCAAGTTCAGGGCGGATTCGTTGCCATGGACGTGAACTCTGGTCGCGTAATCGCGATGCAGGGTGGCTTTAGCTATCAGAATTCAGTTTTCAACCGGGCGACACAGGCCAAACGTCAGCCGGGTTCCAGCTTTAAGCCTTTCGTTTATGCCGCAGCACTGGATAGTGGCTATTCTCCGGCGACGATCGTTGTTGATGCTCCGATTGAGATCAATACGCCACAAGGCCTGTGGCGGCCCAAGAACTCTTCGAACAAATTCTATGGTCCAACTCCGCTGAGAACAGGGATCGAACGGTCACGGAATCTGATGACCATCCGTCTAGCACAAGAGGTCGGTATGGATGTTGTCGCGGATTATGCCGAACGCTTTGGAGTCTATGATAACATGGGCCCATATCTGGCCAACTCTTTGGGGTCCGAGGAAACCACATTGTACAATATGGTCGCGGCCTATGCGATGTTTGCCAACGGTGGTGAACGGGTGACCCCGACCTTGGTTGACCGAGTGCAGGACCGTTACGGCAAAACGGTTTATGCCCATGATCCACGTCAATGTGTCGATTGTGGCGATCCGAATATCCCGCAAAATCGCAGCCCGCGTATCGTTTCCGACCGCGAGCGCGTTATGGACGCGATCACCGCCTATCAGTTGACGTCTATGATGAAGGGGGTTGTCGATCGCGGCACCGCCTCGAGCGCGATCGACCTGCCTGTGCCGGTTGCTGGCAAGACCGGAACTACGAATGAAGCGCGTGATGTGTGGTTCATTGGCTTTACCAGCAACATCGTTGCGGGGTGCTATATCGGTTATGACCAACCGCGACCAATGGGGCGTTCTGCTTATGGGTCTTCAATGTGTGGGCCTGTGTTCCAAGAGTTCATGACAGATGCCGTCGCCAAATTTGGTGGCACCGATTTTGCCATCCCTCCGGGCGGACACTTCATAAATATTGATCGGTTCTCGGGCGCACGTTTGCCGGCGGGGGCCTCTGGCGATTATGTCGTAGCTGAGTACTTCCGCGATGGTGAGGATCCGATCTTTGGTTATGTATTCGATGGTGGTTTTGCCATGGGCGATGATCTGCAACTGTACCAGGGCGGCGAGGAAGCAGTGCAGGAAGTCACCACCTCGACCGGGCAAAAGGCCAAGGTTGGTAAAAAAGCGACATTTGGTTCAATCAGTTCTGGCGGTTTGTACTAA
- a CDS encoding N-acetylmuramoyl-L-alanine amidase, which produces MIRIILAGILCISAMSANAQDFSGLARIEGNDNAITDIRRGVQLNLTLTQGVPWRVFTLDNPERLVVDFREIDWQGVDPAELDQSDRVTSLRVGGFRPGWSRMVADLSGPYALETAVLEVNDLDGRAMLEVILKEVSPAAFATKIGSPNTPEWEHVVDPAQTISTQTQNGEGLLRVVIDPGHGGIDPGAEKNGALEKDLMLAFARDLKEALLRSGEFEVILTREDDSFVSLERRVAIAHQVAAEVFISLHADALSEGQARGATVYTLSKSASDKASAKLVERHDRADMLAGIDLSETDDVVADILMDLARLETIPRTRSLAHILHQELKNHSIPLHPRPVREAGFSVLKSSDIPSLLLELGFLSNQRDFENITNPEWQANMVDAVRDALIKWRAADAAATNLLRQ; this is translated from the coding sequence ATGATCAGAATAATTCTGGCAGGAATTTTATGCATTAGTGCTATGAGCGCCAATGCACAGGACTTCAGTGGTCTGGCCCGGATTGAGGGCAATGACAACGCAATCACAGACATACGTCGCGGGGTTCAGTTGAACCTGACGTTGACGCAGGGGGTGCCATGGCGGGTTTTCACGCTGGATAATCCAGAGCGTCTTGTCGTGGACTTTCGGGAAATCGATTGGCAGGGGGTCGACCCTGCGGAACTGGATCAAAGCGACCGGGTTACTTCGTTGCGTGTGGGTGGTTTTCGTCCGGGGTGGTCGCGGATGGTCGCGGATCTCTCAGGCCCTTACGCCTTGGAAACAGCTGTGCTGGAGGTGAACGATCTTGACGGCCGCGCCATGTTGGAAGTGATCCTGAAAGAAGTTTCCCCAGCTGCGTTTGCAACCAAAATCGGATCTCCGAACACGCCGGAATGGGAGCATGTTGTTGATCCGGCCCAGACAATCTCAACTCAGACACAAAACGGCGAAGGTCTGTTGCGAGTGGTGATTGATCCAGGCCATGGAGGCATCGACCCCGGTGCAGAAAAGAATGGTGCATTAGAAAAGGACCTGATGCTGGCCTTTGCACGAGATCTGAAAGAAGCCCTGCTACGTAGTGGAGAATTCGAAGTAATTTTGACACGTGAAGATGACAGCTTCGTTTCGTTGGAGCGTCGCGTCGCAATTGCTCATCAGGTGGCCGCCGAAGTGTTCATATCCCTGCATGCAGATGCCTTGAGCGAAGGTCAGGCGCGTGGCGCAACGGTGTATACACTTTCCAAAAGTGCATCGGACAAGGCCAGCGCAAAATTGGTGGAACGTCATGACCGTGCGGATATGCTGGCAGGAATTGATCTGAGTGAAACAGACGATGTCGTTGCTGACATATTGATGGATCTTGCGCGGCTTGAAACAATACCTCGTACGCGCAGCTTGGCTCATATCCTGCATCAGGAATTGAAAAATCATTCTATCCCGTTACATCCAAGGCCCGTGCGCGAGGCGGGGTTTTCGGTGCTTAAATCTTCGGACATTCCGTCATTGTTGTTAGAGTTGGGCTTTTTGTCCAACCAACGGGACTTTGAAAATATCACGAATCCGGAATGGCAGGCCAATATGGTGGACGCTGTGCGGGATGCATTGATTAAATGGCGCGCAGCTGATGCCGCGGCAACGAATTTGCTGCGTCAGTAA
- a CDS encoding pyridoxal phosphate-dependent aminotransferase yields MRNSSRSQVDPFIVMDVMEATRRAEAQGRHIIHMEVGQPGTPAPRGARDALIHAMDHDAMGYTVALGLPALRARIAALYKDWYGVTLNPERVVVTSGSSAAFILAFTALFDAGDRVGIGRPGYPSYRQILKALDLVPVEVETTAENRLQPTPADFAGLDLAGVLVASPANPSGTMLGRAELERLMMTVADQGMAFISDEIYHGIEYEAKAVTALEINDQAYVINSFSKYFSMTGWRVGWMVVPEDHVRVIERLAQNMFICPPHASQIAALAAMDCDEELQANMAVYSENRRLMLDGLPKAGFDRIAPPDGAFYVYADVSHLTNDSRAFAAEILDQAGVAVTPGLDFDPDRGQGTLRFSYARSSADIKEGVRRLTQFMQARTQN; encoded by the coding sequence ATGCGAAACTCAAGCCGATCTCAGGTTGATCCCTTCATCGTGATGGATGTGATGGAAGCCACCCGCCGGGCCGAGGCACAAGGTCGCCATATCATTCATATGGAGGTTGGTCAGCCCGGCACGCCCGCACCGCGAGGCGCGCGCGATGCGCTGATCCACGCGATGGATCACGATGCTATGGGGTATACTGTTGCGCTTGGCTTGCCAGCGCTGCGCGCGCGGATCGCAGCGTTATACAAAGACTGGTATGGGGTCACATTAAACCCTGAAAGGGTCGTAGTGACATCAGGGTCATCTGCGGCTTTTATTCTGGCCTTTACTGCGCTGTTTGATGCGGGGGATCGGGTAGGTATTGGCCGTCCCGGCTATCCCAGTTATCGGCAAATTCTGAAGGCACTTGATCTGGTACCAGTAGAGGTTGAGACGACAGCGGAAAATCGCCTACAACCGACGCCTGCCGACTTTGCCGGATTGGACCTGGCTGGGGTGCTGGTGGCCTCTCCAGCGAATCCCTCGGGCACCATGTTAGGCCGAGCTGAACTGGAACGCCTGATGATGACTGTCGCTGATCAAGGCATGGCTTTCATCAGCGATGAAATTTACCACGGCATCGAATATGAGGCTAAAGCGGTTACCGCGCTGGAGATCAACGATCAGGCCTATGTGATCAATTCATTTTCCAAATATTTTTCCATGACCGGCTGGCGGGTCGGTTGGATGGTAGTGCCCGAGGATCATGTTCGGGTGATCGAGCGTCTGGCGCAGAACATGTTTATCTGCCCACCTCATGCCAGCCAGATAGCGGCGTTGGCAGCAATGGATTGTGATGAAGAACTGCAGGCCAACATGGCGGTATACAGTGAAAATCGCCGCCTGATGCTGGACGGCTTGCCCAAGGCAGGTTTCGATCGGATCGCGCCACCGGATGGGGCATTTTATGTTTATGCGGATGTCAGTCATTTGACCAATGACAGCCGGGCTTTTGCTGCCGAGATCCTTGATCAGGCTGGCGTGGCGGTTACGCCGGGGTTGGATTTCGACCCTGATCGCGGGCAGGGAACCTTGCGGTTTTCCTATGCACGGTCATCGGCAGATATCAAAGAAGGGGTGCGCCGGTTAACGCAGTTTATGCAGGCCCGTACGCAAAACTGA